The Acetivibrio cellulolyticus CD2 genome has a segment encoding these proteins:
- a CDS encoding leucine-rich repeat domain-containing protein yields MKRITPLLRFFCITIGILLFQQPINNTSAYDVTEQKTPSAQYSSLVDSAYKEKEVDSIIVFEDKDLETAVRNVINKPEGNILKSDVCNIKSLVLNGKEIEDITPLSNFTELTDLDLSVNHISDLTPLGDLTNLTSLKLCVNEISDLTPLRNLTNLNKLWLHWNSISDLTPLSKLINLTELDLAVNEISNLTPLSDLTNLTTLYLSYNHQIKDLTPLSNLTNLKDLELADNRINDIAPLSNLRSLDYLYIDDNPLYNSSTPNAIHKSELDFAVSGMKYEVWIIEVALGDVNDDGKVNSIDFGYMRKYLLGLISEFPAGEKGLEAADVDRSTSINSIDFGHIRSYLLGKGTLPPS; encoded by the coding sequence ATGAAAAGGATTACTCCTTTGTTGCGTTTTTTTTGTATTACTATAGGAATTTTACTATTCCAGCAACCTATCAATAATACATCTGCTTATGATGTGACAGAACAAAAAACACCTTCAGCACAATACAGTTCTTTAGTAGACTCAGCATACAAAGAAAAAGAGGTTGATAGTATTATAGTCTTTGAAGATAAAGATTTGGAAACAGCTGTACGTAATGTAATAAATAAACCTGAGGGTAATATTCTCAAAAGTGATGTGTGTAATATTAAAAGTTTGGTGCTAAATGGTAAAGAAATAGAAGATATAACACCACTTAGTAATTTCACTGAATTGACTGACTTAGATTTAAGTGTTAATCATATAAGCGACCTAACACCACTGGGTGATCTGACTAATTTGACAAGTCTAAAATTGTGTGTTAATGAAATAAGCGATTTAACACCACTTAGGAATCTTACTAACTTAAATAAGCTATGGTTGCATTGGAATTCAATAAGCGACCTAACACCACTTAGTAAACTTATCAACTTGACTGAATTGGATTTAGCTGTTAATGAAATAAGCAACTTAACGCCACTTAGTGACCTTACTAACTTGACAACGCTATATTTATCTTATAATCATCAAATTAAAGACCTGACACCACTTAGTAATCTTACCAACTTGAAGGATTTAGAGTTAGCTGATAATCGAATAAATGATATAGCCCCACTTAGTAATCTCCGAAGTTTGGATTATTTATATATAGATGATAACCCATTATACAATTCATCAACTCCTAATGCTATACACAAATCAGAACTGGATTTTGCAGTAAGTGGAATGAAATATGAAGTGTGGATTATAGAAGTTGCACTAGGTGATGTTAATGATGATGGTAAGGTAAATTCAATTGATTTTGGGTATATGAGAAAGTATTTACTTGGACTAATTTCTGAGTTCCCCGCAGGTGAAAAGGGGTTAGAAGCGGCAGATGTTGATAGAAGTACCAGTATCAATTCAATCGACTTTGGACATATAAGGAGTTACTTGCTAGGTAAAGGGACATTACCACCATCATGA